A window from Salvia miltiorrhiza cultivar Shanhuang (shh) chromosome 2, IMPLAD_Smil_shh, whole genome shotgun sequence encodes these proteins:
- the LOC131012612 gene encoding putative cyclin-D6-1 isoform X2 produces MEFDFDLENPFSTSTLNFPLLFHIETHHTPSKSYLQTTKSNPATRAHIVSLILCFCRNFDAFSSYLAINYMDRFLSAVSIPEERPWILRVTAVSCVSLALKMRKIEFSASDFQDDGGMILDSVTIERAEMLILGALKWRMRSVNPFSFINFFIPFFGIEDETSIHRLKDRATENILRAQNDIKLLEFNPSIISAAALLSVANELFPSQLPRFSDSISCCEYVSKVELFNCYYLMQERRDPSASDASSNSSTPYNVLDLQCYSPSNSENKSMSATSINAHGEIRAPKRPKFGDFGMAGLHGT; encoded by the exons ATGGAGTTTGATTTTGATCTCGAAAATCCATTTTCAACTTCCACTCTCAACTTCCCTTTACTCTTCCACATAGAGACTCATCACACGCCCTCCAAATCTTACCTTCAAACAACAAAATCCAATCCCGCAACTCGCGCCCACATTGTCTCTTTGATCCTATGTTTTTGTCGGAATTTCGATGCCTTTTCATCGTATCTTGCTATTAATTACATGGATCGCTTCCTCTCCGCCGTTTCCATCCCC gagGAGAGGCCGTGGATTTTGAGAGTTACTGCTGTTTCCTGCGTTTCATTGGCGTTGAAGATGAGGAAAATAGAGTTCTCCGCTTCTGATTTTCAA GATGATGGTGGAATGATTCTTGATTCAGTTACGATAGAAAGAGCAGAGATGTTGATTCTTGGAGCTTTAAAATGGCGAATGCGGTCTGTGAATCCATTTTctttcatcaattttttcataccTTTTTTCGGAATTGAAGATGAAACATCGATTCATAGACTCAAAGATAGAGCGACGGAGAATATTTTGAGAGCTCAAAATG atatcAAATTACTCGAGTTCAACCCATCGATAATCTCTGCGGCCGCGCTTCTCTCCGTCGCTAACGAGTTGTTCCCGTCCCAACTTCCACGTTTTAGTGATTCCATCTCTTGTTGTGAATACGTGAGTAAG GTCGAGTTATTCAATTGTTATTATCTGATGCAAGAAAGGAGGGATCCTTCGGCCTCCGATGCGTCCTCGAACTCGTCGACACCATATAATGTGCTTGATTTACAATGCTATAGCCCTTccaattcagaaaataaatcaatGAGTGCAACAAGCATAAATGCCCATGGCGAAATTAGGGCTCCAAAACGTCCAaaatttggagattttgggATGGCTGGATTGCATGGGACATAG
- the LOC131012614 gene encoding G-type lectin S-receptor-like serine/threonine-protein kinase At2g19130, protein MIMRIYTTVILALIILCFSTNTYLSHAADTISPNQTLSGDQTIISSGGGFELGFFTTGKSSKHYIGIWYKKTTEKTVIWVANRETPISDKHSAHLKISQGNLVLVNESQIEIWSTGLNTTDSSSSVSAVLLDDGNLVLRQGLGSNSSSPAQNLWESYNNPSHTWMPGARIGYNKITKKKQFLTSWKNSEDPAPGLFTLEPDQDNSQYVIRRNNSEQYWASGPWDGELFSAVPEMRTARKNGYEFTYVDNENETSYTYTIRDPSIITRQILDVSGQVKQLIWMGDNWNVYWSKPMQCEVRAYCGEFGVCKEPSFPFCSCLEGFKHRFEDEWELNDFSGGCVREDALECGNADRRKDKFMMSSGMGLPQYSRLLSVESRGECESTCSSACSCTAYAYDEGGCSLWDGGLLNLQRVSEGNSSGRSIYIRLSAYSTVFRGQKNDKGVVIGAAVGSSVVVVVMLAVVAALWRRWRRSGTNKVEGSLVAFKYKDLKNATKNFSDKLGGGGFGSVYRGTLPDSTVMAVKKLEGANQGEKQFRAEVSTIGTIQHVNLVRLLGFCREGKKQLLVYEYLKNGSLDSHLFKAEESMVLEWRMRYQIALGIARGLVYLHEKCRDCIIHCDIKPENILLDADFCPKVGDFGLAKLVGRDFSRVLTTMRGTRGYLAPEWLSGVAITTKADVYSYGMLLFELVSGRRNTELSADDNANFFPSLAASVTVNGGDIPGLLDPLLNRRADEEELSTLCKVACWCVQDDENRRPSMSRVVQILEGVVGVSSPPIPQGLRVVLAARQEHIVFFNDSSASSVPSSPSKTNS, encoded by the coding sequence aTGATCATGAGAATCTATACTACTGTGATTCTTGCTCTGATCATCCTATGTTTCAGCACCAACACATATTTGTCCCATGCAGCTGACACCATTTCACCAAACCAAACTCTCTCCGGTGATCAAACCATCATTTCATCCGGTGGTGGATTCGAGCTTGGATTTTTCACTACAGGTAAATCTTCCAAACATTACATAGGCATATGGTACAAAAAAACCACTGAAAAAACTGTGATTTGGGTTGCAAATAGAGAAACTCCCATTTCAGACAAACACTCTGCCCACCTCAAGATTTCACAAGGAAATCTGGTGCTCGTAAACGAATCCCAAATCGAGATTTGGTCCACTGGTCTAAACACCACAGATTCAAGTAGTTCTGTATCTGCAGTGCTTCTTGATGATGGGAACTTGGTTTTAAGACAAGGGTTAGGCTCAAATTCTTCGTCTCCGGCACAAAATTTATGGGAAAGTTACAATAACCCTTCTCACACATGGATGCCTGGTGCAAGAATTGGTTACAACAAGATTACTAAAAAGAAGCAATTTCTTACATCATGGAAAAACTCTGAGGATCCTGCTCCCGGATTGTTCACACTCGAGCCGGATCAAGATAACAGCCAGTATGTAATAAGGAGGAATAACAGTGAGCAGTATTGGGCTAGTGGACCTTGGGATGGTGAGCTTTTTAGCGCTGTGCCCGAAATGAGGACAGCTCGTAAGAATGGCTATGAATTCACATATGTTGACAATGAGAATGAGACCTCCTACACGTACACGATTCGTGATCCATCAATTATAACAAGGCAGATATTGGATGTCTCGGGGCAGGTAAAGCAGCTAATTTGGATGGGGGATAACTGGAACGTGTACTGGAGTAAGCCGATGCAATGTGAGGTTCGTGCTTATTGTGGAGAGTTTGGTGTGTGCAAGGAGCCCTCATTTCCATTCTGTAGTTGTTTGGAGGGATTTAAGCATAGGTTTGAAGATGAGTGGGAGTTGAATGATTTCTCCGGTGGTTGTGTGCGAGAGGATGCTTTGGAGTGTGGGAATGCTGATAGGAGAAAAGATAAGTTTATGATGAGTTCCGGCATGGGGTTGCCTCAGTACTCTCGACTGTTGAGTGTTGAGAGCAGAGGCGAATGCGAATCAACCTGCTCAAGTGCTTGCTCTTGCACAGCTTATGCATATGATGAAGGTGGATGTTCACTTTGGGATGGAGGGTTACTGAATCTGCAACGGGTGAGTGAGGGGAATAGCAGTGGGAGGTCTATCTACATTAGACTTTCTGCTTATTCCACAGTGTTTCGAGGCCAAAAGAATGATAAGGGTGTTGTCATTGGTGCTGCAGTGGGTAGTTCCGTGGTGGTTGTGGTCATGTTAGCAGTTGTGGCTGCACTGTGGAGGAGGTGGAGACGATCTGGGACTAATAAAGTGGAGGGTTCTTTGGTGGCCTTTAAATACAAAGATTTAAAGAATGCAACTAAGAATTTCTCAGATAAGTTGGGAGGAGGGGGTTTTGGATCGGTTTATAGAGGGACTTTACCTGACTCAACCGTCATGGCTGTGAAGAAACTTGAGGGCGCTAACCAAGGAGAGAAGCAGTTCAGGGCAGAAGTCAGCACCATTGGGACAATCCAACATGTGAATCTTGTTAGGCTTCTCGGATTCTGTCGTGAAGGTAAGAAGCAGTTGTTAGTCTATGAGTACCTGAAAAATGGTTCCTTGGATTCGCATCTCTTCAAAGCTGAGGAATCTATGGTTTTGGAGTGGAGAATGAGGTACCAGATCGCGCTGGGAATAGCTAGAGGGCTAGTGTATCTCCATGAGAAGTGCAGGGACTGCATCATTCACTGTGATATAAAACCGGAGAACATTCTTCTTGATGCTGACTTCTGTCCCAAGGTGGGAGATTTTGGCTTGGCAAAGCTCGTTGGTCGTGATTTCAGCCGGGTTCTGACAACAATGCGAGGAACCAGAGGTTATCTTGCACCTGAGTGGTTATCAGGAGTTGCCATCACAACCAAAGCAGATGTTTACAGCTATGGGATGTTGCTGTTTGAGCTTGTATCAGGAAGGCGAAACACTGAGCTTTCAGCAGATGATAATGCTAACTTCTTCCCTTCATTGGCTGCAAGCGTGACAGTAAATGGAGGCGACATACCCGGTCTCTTGGACCCTTTATTGAATAGGCGTGCTGATGAAGAAGAGTTGTCCACATTATGCAAAGTTGCTTGCTGGTGCGTTCAAGATGATGAGAATAGGAGACCTTCAATGAGTCGAGTTGTACAGATTCTTGAAGGAGTTGTGGGTGTGAGCTCGCCTCCGATTCCACAGGGTCTCAGAGTCGTTTTAGCTGCAAGACAGGAACACATAGTGTTCTTCAATGATTCCTCCGCATCAAGTGTGCCCTCTTCACCTTCCAAGACAAACTCATAA
- the LOC131012613 gene encoding G-type lectin S-receptor-like serine/threonine-protein kinase At2g19130 translates to MIMRTYTTVILALIILCFSTNTYLSHAADTISPNQTLSGDQTIISSGGGFELGFFTPGKASKHYIGIWYKKTTEKTVIWVANRETPISDKHSAHLKISQGNLVLVDESQIEIWSTGLNSTDSGSSVSAVLLDDGNLVLRQGLGSNSSSPAQNLWESYNNPSHTWMPGARIGYNKITKKKQFLTSWKNSEDPAPGLFTLEPDQDNRQYVIRRNNSEQYWASGPWDGEFFSAVPEMRTASKHGYKFTYVDNENEIYYTYTIRDPSIITRQILDISGQVKQLMWMGADWNVFWSEPMQCDVRAYCGEFGVCKEHSFPFCSCLEGFKHRFEHDWELSDFSGGCVRENALECGNADRRKDKFMMSSGMELPQYSRLLSVKSRGECESTCSSACSCTAYAYDEGGCSLWDGGILNLQRVSEGNSSGRTIYIRLSAYSSVFRSQKNDKGVVNGAAVGCSVVVVVMLAVGAALWRRRRRCGTNKVVEGSLVAFKYKDLQNATKNFSDKLGGGGFGSVYRGTLPDSTIMAVKKLEGANQGEKQFRAEVSTIGTIQHVNLVRLLGFCREGTKQLLVYEYLQNGSLDSNLFKAEESKVLDWKMRYQIALGIARGLVYLHEKCRDCIIHCDIKPENILLDADFCPKVGDFGLAKLVGRDFSRVLTTMRGTIGYLAPEWLSGVAITTKADVYSYGMLLFELVSGRRNTELSADDNANFFPSLAASVTVNGGDIPGLLDPLLNRRADEEQLSTLCKVACWCIQDDENRRPSMSRVVQILEGVVGVSSPPIPQGLRVVLAARQEHIVFFNDSSASSVPSSPSKTNS, encoded by the coding sequence ATGATCATGAGAACCTATACCACTGTGATTCTTGCTCTGATCATCCTATGTTTCAGCACCAACACATATTTGTCCCATGCAGCTGACACCATTTCACCAAACCAAACTCTCTCCGGTGATCAAACCATCATCTCCTCCGGTGGCGGATTCGAGCTCGGATTTTTCACTCCAGGTAAAGCTTCCAAGCACTACATAGGCATATGGTACAAAAAAACCACTGAAAAAACTGTGATTTGGGTTGCAAATAGAGAAACTCCCATTTCAGACAAGCACTCTGCCCACCTCAAGATTTCACAAGGAAATCTGGTGCTCGTAGACGAATCCCAAATCGAGATTTGGTCCACTGGTCTAAACTCCACAGATTCAGGTAGTTCTGTATCTGCAGTGCTTCTTGATGATGGGAACTTGGTTTTAAGACAAGGGTTAGGCTCAAATTCTTCGTCTCCGGCACAAAATTTATGGGAAAGTTACAATAACCCTTCTCACACATGGATGCCTGGTGCAAGAATTGGTTACAACAAGATTACTAAAAAGAAGCAATTTCTTACATCATGGAAAAACTCTGAGGATCCTGCTCCCGGATTGTTCACACTCGAGCCGGATCAAGATAACCGCCAGTATGTAATAAGGAGGAATAACAGTGAGCAGTATTGGGCTAGTGGACCTTGGGATGGTGAGTTTTTTAGCGCTGTGCCCGAAATGAGGACGGCTAGTAAGCATGGCTATAAATTCACCTATGTTGACAACGAGAATGAGATCTACTACACGTACACGATTCGTGATCCATCAATTATAACAAGGCAGATATTGGATATCTCAGGGCAGGTAAAGCAGCTAATGTGGATGGGGGCTGACTGGAATGTGTTCTGGAGTGAGCCGATGCAGTGTGATGTTCGTGCTTATTGTGGAGAGTTCGGTGTGTGCAAGGAGCACTCATTTCCATTCTGTAGTTGTTTGGAGGGATTTAAGCATAGGTTTGAACATGACTGGGAGTtgagtgatttctctggtggtTGTGTGAGAGAGAATGCTTTGGAGTGTGGGAATGCTGATAGGAGAAAAGATAAGTTTATGATGAGTTCCGGCATGGAGTTGCCTCAGTACTCTCGACTGTTGAGTGTTAAGAGCAGAGGTGAATGCGAATCAACCTGCTCGAGTGCTTGCTCTTGCACAGCTTATGCATATGATGAAGGTGGATGTTCACTTTGGGATGGAGGGATATTGAATCTGCAACGGGTGAGTGAGGGGAATAGCAGTGGGAGGACTATCTACATTAGACTTTCTGCTTATTCGTCAGTGTTTCGAAGCCAAAAGAATGATAAGGGTGTTGTCAATGGTGCTGCAGTGGGTTGTTCCGTGGTGGTGGTGGTCATGTTAGCAGTTGGGGCTGCACTGTGGAGGAGGCGGAGACGATGTGGGACTAATAAAGTGGTGGAGGGTTCTTTGGTGGCCTTTAAATACAAAGATTTGCAGAATGCAACTAAGAATTTTTCAGATAAGTTGGGGGGAGGGGGTTTTGGATCGGTTTATAGAGGGACTTTACCTGATTCAACCATCATGGCTGTGAAGAAACTTGAGGGAGCTAACCAAGGAGAGAAGCAGTTCAGGGCAGAAGTCAGCACCATTGGGACAATCCAACATGTGAATCTTGTTAGGCTTCTCGGATTCTGTCGTGAAGGTACGAAGCAGTTGTTAGTCTATGAGTACCTGCAAAATGGTTCCTTGGATTCGAATCTCTTCAAAGCCGAGGAATCTAAGGTTTTGGATTGGAAAATGAGGTACCAGATCGCGCTGGGGATAGCTAGAGGGCTAGTGTATCTCCATGAGAAGTGCAGGGACTGCATCATTCACTGTGATATAAAGCCGGAGAACATTCTTCTTGATGCTGACTTCTGCCCCAAGGTGGGAGATTTTGGCTTGGCAAAGCTCGTTGGTCGTGATTTCAGCCGGGTTCTGACAACAATGCGAGGAACCATAGGTTATCTTGCACCTGAGTGGTTATCAGGAGTTGCCATCACAACCAAAGCAGATGTTTACAGCTATGGAATGTTGCTGTTTGAGCTTGTATCAGGAAGGCGGAACACTGAGCTTTCAGCAGATGATAATGCTAACTTCTTCCCTTCATTGGCTGCAAGCGTGACAGTAAATGGAGGCGACATACCTGGTCTCTTGGACCCTTTATTGAACAGGCGTGCTGATGAAGAACAGTTGTCCACATTATGCAAAGTTGCTTGCTGGTGCATTCAAGATGATGAGAATAGGCGACCTTCAATGAGTCGAGTCGTACAGATTCTTGAAGGAGTAGTGGGTGTGAGCTCGCCTCCGATTCCACAAGGTCTCAGAGTCGTTTTAGCTGCAAGACAGGAACACATAGTGTTCTTCAATGATTCCTCCGCATCAAGTGTGCCCTCTTCTCCTTCCAAGACAAACTCATAA
- the LOC131012616 gene encoding uncharacterized protein LOC131012616: protein MHLLGFHENFATQTSITRVRAVPHYSFSSDTLKELNEFRGPTIGIMPSGMPWSVARKDGNMSGGSASHVKKKECSRNTGSLGGNLGSVTKYYEVPYSTHSCYSEIQEFIELLRPVNIKGIVSSRSCCIDPRYYFGHLCGPEQALWRVQQKLDYEEGLRRAEVADIKPITECVIHVSRRKWKNDHIEFFGMRTQLVEEVEPWS from the coding sequence ATGCATCTCCTTGGATTTCACGAAAACTTCGCGACCCAGACTTCTATTACTAGAGTTCGTGCCGTCCCTCATTACAGTTTTAGCAGTGACACTCTTAAAGAGCTGAATGAATTCCGCGGCCCAACAATAGGTATTATGCCATCTGGCATGCCGTGGTCTGTGGCCCGGAAAGATGGAAATATGTCTGGCGGTTCTGCATCTCACGTAAAGAAAAAAGAGTGCAGCAGGAATACCGGAAGTTTGGGTGGTAATTTAGGAAGTGTTACAAAATACTATGAAGTTCCTTATTCTACTCACTCATGCTATTCTGAGATACAAGAATTCATTGAGCTTCTCCGGCCTGTTAATATCAAAGGCATTGTGTCTTCGAGATCATGTTGCATTGACCCTCGTTACTACTTTGGTCACCTTTGTGGACCTGAGCAAGCGCTCTGGAGGGTACAGCAGAAACTTGACTATGAGGAAGGTTTAAGGAGAGCTGAAGTTGCTGACATAAAACCTATAACAGAATGTGTAATCCATGTGTCAAGAAGGAAATGGAAGAATGATCACATCGAGTTTTTTGGTATGCGCACCCAGCTGGTTGAGGAGGTTGAGCCGTGGAGTTAG
- the LOC131012615 gene encoding uncharacterized protein LOC131012615, whose protein sequence is MESGMISVDRWTAGSQAYFLTHLHADHTAGLSGAWRHGPLFCSRLTAKLIPCKFPGFDLSLLRIVDIGSWHSLSLTSPSSGSRVDFAFKAIDAQHCPGSVMYLFRGESGCTLHTGDFRWETSSLSTENGRAVLLDALKDQTLDTLYLDNTYCNPDYSFPPREVAAKQIVEIITSHPNDDIVIPIYSLGKEDLLLYISQALNMKIWVWPERLQIMHLLGFHENFTTQTSLTRVRAIPHYSFSSDTLKELNEFHGPTIGIMPSGMPWSVAWKDGNMSGGSASHVKKKECSRNTGSLGRNLESATKYYEVPYSTHSCYSEIQEFIELLRPVNIKGIVSSRSCYIDPRYYFGHLCGPEQALWRVQQKLDYEEGLRRAEVADIKPVTEYVTPVAGRKRKNDHIEFFGIRISRVSLLRRLSRGVRITESESLPE, encoded by the exons ATGGAGAGCGGAATGATATCGGTCGACAGATGGACGGCCGGCAGCCAGGCATACTTCCTGACCCACCTCCACGCCGACCACACCGCCGGACTCTCCGGCGCCTGGCGGCACGGCCCGCTCTTTTGCTCCCGCCTCACGGCCAAGCTTATCCCCTGCAAGTTCCCGGGCTTCGATCTCTCCCTCCTCCGCATCGTCGACATCGGCAGCTGGCATTCGCTCTCCCTCACCTCCCCTTCGTCTGGCTCCCGCGTCGATTTCGCGTTCAAGGCGATTGATGCTCAGCATTGTCCAG GTTCAGTTATGTACTTGTTTCGTGGTGAATCTGGCTGTACGCTTCACACTGGGGATTTTCGATGGGAAACGAGTAGTTTAAGCACCGAAAATGGAAGGGCTGTGTTGCTTGATGCTCTCAAGGATCAGACACTCGATACCCTTTATCTGGATAACACTTACTGCAACCCAGATTACTCGTTTCCTCCTCGTGAAGTTGCTGCCAAACAG ATTGTTGAGATTATCACTTCTCATCCAAACGATGATATAGTTATTCCAATATACTCATTGGGTAAGGAAGACCTTCTGCTCTATATATCACAAGCACTGAACATGAAG ATTTGGGTATGGCCAGAACGATTACAGATTATGCATCTCCTTGGATTTCACGAAAATTTCACGACCCAGACTTCTCTTACTAGAGTTCGTGCCATCCCTCATTACAGTTTTAGCAGTGACACTCTTAAAGAGCTGAATGAATTCCACGGCCCAACAATAGGTATTATGCCATCTGGCATGCCGTGGTCTGTGGCCTGGAAAGATGGAAATATGTCTGGCGGTTCTGCATCTCACGTAAAGAAAAAAGAGTGCAGCAGGAATACCGGAAGTTTGGGTCGTAATTTAGAAAGTGCTACAAAATACTATGAAGTTCCTTATTCTACTCACTCATGCTATTCTGAGATACAAGAATTCATTGAGCTTCTCCGGCCTGTTAATATCAAAGGCATTGTGTCTTCGAGATCATGTTACATTGACCCTCGTTACTACTTTGGACACCTTTGTGGACCTGAGCAAGCACTCTGGAGGGTACAGCAGAAACTTGACTATGAGGAAGGTTTAAGGAGAGCTGAAGTTGCTGACATAAAACCTGTAACAGAATATGTAACCCCTGTGGCAGGAAGGAAAAGGAAGAATGATCACATTGAGTTTTTTGGTATACGCATAAGTAGGGTAAGCTTGTTGAGGAGGTTGAGCCGTGGAGTTAGAATTACAGAATCGGAGTCTCTTCCTGAATGA
- the LOC131012612 gene encoding putative cyclin-D6-1 isoform X1 gives MEFDFDLENPFSTSTLNFPLLFHIETHHTPSKSYLQTTKSNPATRAHIVSLILCFCRNFDAFSSYLAINYMDRFLSAVSIPEERPWILRVTAVSCVSLALKMRKIEFSASDFQQDDGGMILDSVTIERAEMLILGALKWRMRSVNPFSFINFFIPFFGIEDETSIHRLKDRATENILRAQNDIKLLEFNPSIISAAALLSVANELFPSQLPRFSDSISCCEYVSKVELFNCYYLMQERRDPSASDASSNSSTPYNVLDLQCYSPSNSENKSMSATSINAHGEIRAPKRPKFGDFGMAGLHGT, from the exons ATGGAGTTTGATTTTGATCTCGAAAATCCATTTTCAACTTCCACTCTCAACTTCCCTTTACTCTTCCACATAGAGACTCATCACACGCCCTCCAAATCTTACCTTCAAACAACAAAATCCAATCCCGCAACTCGCGCCCACATTGTCTCTTTGATCCTATGTTTTTGTCGGAATTTCGATGCCTTTTCATCGTATCTTGCTATTAATTACATGGATCGCTTCCTCTCCGCCGTTTCCATCCCC gagGAGAGGCCGTGGATTTTGAGAGTTACTGCTGTTTCCTGCGTTTCATTGGCGTTGAAGATGAGGAAAATAGAGTTCTCCGCTTCTGATTTTCAA cAGGATGATGGTGGAATGATTCTTGATTCAGTTACGATAGAAAGAGCAGAGATGTTGATTCTTGGAGCTTTAAAATGGCGAATGCGGTCTGTGAATCCATTTTctttcatcaattttttcataccTTTTTTCGGAATTGAAGATGAAACATCGATTCATAGACTCAAAGATAGAGCGACGGAGAATATTTTGAGAGCTCAAAATG atatcAAATTACTCGAGTTCAACCCATCGATAATCTCTGCGGCCGCGCTTCTCTCCGTCGCTAACGAGTTGTTCCCGTCCCAACTTCCACGTTTTAGTGATTCCATCTCTTGTTGTGAATACGTGAGTAAG GTCGAGTTATTCAATTGTTATTATCTGATGCAAGAAAGGAGGGATCCTTCGGCCTCCGATGCGTCCTCGAACTCGTCGACACCATATAATGTGCTTGATTTACAATGCTATAGCCCTTccaattcagaaaataaatcaatGAGTGCAACAAGCATAAATGCCCATGGCGAAATTAGGGCTCCAAAACGTCCAaaatttggagattttgggATGGCTGGATTGCATGGGACATAG
- the LOC131012617 gene encoding uncharacterized protein LOC131012617 has protein sequence MVRFSCFQAHIPSPKHKKTVPQSSEAMQKTLEDSPPKQALRSSSDLNTGNKPCLKEERYAVNYFADHATDYSPTEHDCGSEEMDGKDSTECDIKVHKDSQMRKCQSLGSGLNWEEQTSAADGSEEEMEQRFSCDGSGDRSRTVVPESSDNNELSLSDQCPDPLLSESVQVGSDAKNMSIFSVADREQTLEEGNGKDDIVVSDEHGSDDVTPHTGHVIVKSRSLPRLGSPKQYSPSLLARPRSAEDLSTLDSWRKAMDGVGRQVPYQERHNAVHNDDENTGENPADETDENYNYDGSAKDWIIPSMQKDVKGDTSFDHWDELPAKDFRIKRIENWVINIQHCGPPEESNESDSCYDQETPEVDALLEEPTASKVEVKVNPGIEAAKRYISSMNVSTTSAQLSNLGLQVIPFLSAFGSLKALNLSGNAIVRIASGALPRGLHVLNLSKNSISTIEGLRDLTRLRVLDLSYNRILRIGHGLGTCSSIKELYLAGNKISEVEGLHRLLKLNVLDLRFNKISTAKCLGQLAANYNSLHALSLEGNPAQKNVGDEQLKKYVLSLLPHLTYYNRQSIKVGTTKDAADRSARLSSHQIDRGHRLESKTARKGMVSQKVASSSSHSRKGQAGVSPKSTRSRHVRLPPSGMKTSAAVGHQLDLSTKVQSLRSDFSFPRSRSEGNLGVL, from the exons ATGGTCAGATTTTCATGCTTCCAAGCTCACATTCCTTCTCCCAAACATAAG AAAACGGTTCCACAATCTAGTGAAGCAATGCAGAAAACTCTGGAAGATTCACCACCAAAGCAGGCTTTGAGGAGTTCTTCTGATCTAAATACAGGAAATAAGCCATGCTTGAAAGAGGAGAGATACGCAGTCAATTATTTTGCTGATCATGCGACTGATTACTCTCCTACCGAACATGACTGTGGATCTGAGGAAATGGACGGCAAAGACAGTACTGAATGTGATATTAAGGTTCATAAGGACTCACAAATGAGAAAGTGCCAATCTTTGGGAAGTGGATTAAATTGGGAAGAGCAAACCTCAGCTGCTGATGGCTCAGAGGAAGAAATGGAACAGAGATTTTCATGTGATGGATCTGGCGATCGTAGTAGGACAGTTGTTCCAGAAAGCAGTGATAATAATGAACTCAGCCTCTCAGATCAATGTCCGGACCCATTGCTATCTGAATCTGTTCAAGTTGGTTCTGATGCTAAAAATATGTCTATATTTTCAGTTGCAGATCGAGAGCAAACTTTAGAAGAAGGTAATGGGAAAGATGATATTGTTGTATCAGATGAGCATGGTTCTGATGATGTTACACCTCATACTGGACATGTTATTGTGAAATCACGTTCTTTGCCTAGGTTGGGTTCCCCCAAGCAATACTCCCCATCCTTATTAGCGCGCCCTAGATCTGCTGAGGATTTGAGTACTCTAGATTCTTGGAGGAAAGCGATGGATGGAGTTGGAAGACAAGTACCATATCAAGAAAGACATAATGCAGTGCATAACGATGACGAGAATACTGGTGAAAATCCTGCTGATGAAACCGATGAGAATTATAATTATGATGGTTCAGCAAAAGACTGGATAATACCTAGCATGCAGAAAGATGTAAAAGGAGATACTTCTTTTGATCATTGGGACGAATTACCTGCTAAGGACTTCCGAATAAAGCGAATTGAGAATTGGGTCATCAACATTCAGCACTGTGGCCCACCGGAAGAATCTAATGAGTCTGACTCATGCTATGATCAAGAGACACCCGAAGTTGATGCCTTATTGGAGGAACCCACCGCTTCAAAGGTTGAAGTCAAGGTCAACCCTGGAATTGAAGCAGCAAAAAGATACATCTCTTCTATGAATGTCTCAACTACATCAGCTCAGCTGAGTAACCTTGGGTTACAAGTGATTCCCTTTCTCAGTGCCTTTGGGAGCCTCAAAGCCCTTAATCTGTCTGGAAATGCTATAG TAAGGATAGCTTCTGGTGCTCTTCCTCGAGGACTCCATGTTCTGAATCTCTCAAAGAACAGTATCTCCACCATTGAAGGATTGCGGGATCTTACACGACTTCGTGTGCTTGATCTGAGCTATAATCGCATCTTAAGAATCGGGCATG GCCTCGGAACTTGTTCCTCCATCAAGGAGTTGTACTTAGCTGGTAACAAGATCAGTGAGGTCGAAGGTCTTCACCGCCTTCTCAAACTGAATGTTCTCGATTTGCGTTTCAACAAAATCTCCACAGCCAAATGCCTTGGTCAGCTCGCGGCTAATTACAACTCCCTGCACGCCCTCAGCTTGGAAGGGAACCCAGCTCAGAAGAACGTGGGCGATGAACAGCTAAAAAAGTACGTGCTGAGTCTTCTTCCCCACCTCACATACTACAACAGACAATCCATCAAGGTCGGAACGACAAAGGATGCAGCAGATCGGTCAGCCCGATTGAGCTCCCACCAAATCGATCGTGGCCACCGGCTGGAATCCAAGACTGCTAGGAAGGGCATGGTTTCTCAGAAGGTAGCATCTTCTTCGAGCCATAGCCGGAAAGGTCAAGCTGGGGTCTCGCCAAAATCAACGAGGAGCCGCCACGTGCGCCTGCCTCCAAGTGGGATGAAGACGTCGGCGGCGGTGGGGCATCAGCTGGACTTGAGCACCAAGGTGCAGAGCTTGAGGAGTGATTTCTCCTTTCCCCGGAGCCGTAGCGAGGGAAATCTTGGAGTGCTTTAA